The Chlorocebus sabaeus isolate Y175 chromosome 1, mChlSab1.0.hap1, whole genome shotgun sequence genome includes a region encoding these proteins:
- the MMP1 gene encoding interstitial collagenase: MHSFPPLLLLLFWGVVSHGFPATLETQEQDVDLVQKYLEKYYNLKNDGRQVEKQRNSGPVVEKLKQMQEFFGLKVTGKPDAETLKVMKQPRCGVPDVAQFVLTEGNPRWEQTHLTYRIENYTPDLPRAAVDQAIENAFQLWSNVTPLTFTKVSEGQADIMISFVRGDHRDNSPFDGPGGNLAHAFQPGPGIGGDAHFDEDERWTNNFREYNLYRVAAHELGHSLGLSHSTDIGALMYPSYTFSGDVQLAQDDIDGIQAIYGGSQNPVQPTGPQTPKVCDSKLTFDAITTIRGEVMFFKDRFYMRTNPFYQEVELNFISVFWPQLPKGLQAAYEFADRDEVRFFKGNKYWAVQGQNVLPGYPKDIYSSFGFPRTVKHIDAALSEENTGKTYFFVANKYWRYDEYKRSMDPGYPKMIAHDFPGIGNKVDAVFMKDGFFYFFHGTRQYKFDPKTKRILTLQKANSWFNCRKN; this comes from the exons ATGCACAGCTTTCCtccactgctgctgctgttgttctggggtgtggtgtctcacggcTTCCCAGCGACTCTAGAAACACAAGAGCAAGATGTGGACTTAGTCCAG AAATACCTGGAAAAATACTACAACCTGAAGAATGATGGGAGACAAGTTGAAAAGCAGAGAAACAGTGGCCCAGTGGTTGAAAAATTGAAGCAAATGCAGGAATTCTTTGGGCTGAAAGTGACTGGGAAACCAGATGCTGAAACCCTGAAGGTGATGAAGCAGCCTAGATGTGGAGTGCCTGATGTGGCTCAGTTTGTCCTCACGGAGGGGAACCCTCGCTGGGAGCAAACACATCTGACCTACAG GATTGAAAATTACACGCCAGATTTGCCAAGAGCAGCTGTGGACCAGGCCATTGAGAATGCCTTTCAACTCTGGAGTAATGTCACACCTCTGACATTCACCAAGGTCTCTGAGGGTCAAGCAGACATAATGATATCTTTTGTCAGGGGAG ATCATCGGGACAATTCTCCCTTTGATGGCCCTGGAGGAAATCTTGCTCATGCTTTTCAACCAGGCCCAGGTATTGGGGGGGATGCTCATTTTGATGAAGATGAAAGGTGGACCAACAATTTCAGAG AGTACAATTTATATCGTGTTGCGGCTCATGAACTCGGCCATTCTCTTGGACTCTCTCATTCTACTGATATCGGAGCTTTGATGTACCCCAGCTACACCTTCAGTGGTGATGTTCAGTTAGCTCAGGATGACATTGATGGCATCCAAGCCATATATG gaGGTTCCCAAAATCCTGTCCAGCCCACCGGCCCACAAACCCCAAAAGTGTGTGACAGTAAGCTAACCTTTGATGCTATAACTACGATTCGGGGAGAAGTGATGTTCTTTAAAGACAG ATTCTACATGCGCACAAATCCCTTCTACCAGGAAGTTGAGCTCAATTTCATCTCTGTTTTCTGGCCACAACTGCCAAAAGGGCTTCAAGCTGCTTACGAATTTGCTGACAGAGATGAAGTCCGGTTTTTCAAAG GGAATAAGTACTGGGCTGTTCAGGGGCAGAATGTGCTACCCGGATACCCCAAGGACATCTATAGCTCCTTTGGTTTCCCTAGAACTGTGAAGCATATCGATGCTGCTCTTTCTGAGGAAAACACTGGAAAAACCTACTTCTTTGTTGCTAATAAATACTGGAG GTATGATGAATATAAACGATCTATGGACCCAGGTTATCCCAAAATGATAGCACATGACTTTCCTGGAATTGGCAACAAAGTTGATGCTGTTTTCATGAAAGACG gatttttctatttcttccatgGAACAAGGCAATACAAATTTGATCCTAAAACGAAGAGAATTTTGACTCTCCAGAAAGCTAATAGCTGGTTCAACTGCAGAAAAAATTGA